A genomic segment from Streptomyces sp. NBC_00459 encodes:
- a CDS encoding NAD(P)/FAD-dependent oxidoreductase, which produces MSGNTDVVVIGGGYAGVMAANRLTQRADVTVTLINPRPAFVDRIRLHQFVSGNHEAVGDYRELLAEGVRLVVDTVTRIDAAGRTLALASGDTVGYDHLVYAVGSGSTDPRVPGAAEFAHPIAGLEEAQRLRAVLDAEPATAPVTVVGAGPTGIETAAELAEQGRTVTLVCGGPLGPTLHPRGRRSVARRLAALGVSVLDGPDAKVTEVTRDAVRIADGRELPSAVTIWTAGFGVPDLAVRSGLRTDALGRLLTDETLTSVDDERIVAAGDSAAPSDLPFRMSCQAAVQLGPQAAETVLSRIAGERPAAVEVGFVATCVSLGRRAGVFQLMSKDDIAKSYYLGGRSGAKIKELICRSVPWQLSYEARKPGARTWWSKDAKRGLLLRAGAGQERATTEPAA; this is translated from the coding sequence ATGAGCGGGAACACCGATGTGGTCGTGATCGGCGGCGGTTACGCCGGAGTCATGGCGGCCAACCGTCTGACCCAGCGCGCCGACGTGACCGTCACGCTGATCAACCCGCGCCCGGCCTTCGTCGACCGGATCCGCCTGCACCAGTTCGTGAGCGGCAACCACGAGGCGGTCGGCGACTACCGCGAGCTCCTGGCCGAGGGCGTCCGGCTGGTGGTGGACACCGTGACACGGATCGACGCGGCCGGGCGCACCCTGGCGCTGGCGAGCGGCGACACCGTGGGCTACGACCACCTGGTCTACGCGGTGGGCAGCGGCAGCACCGACCCGCGGGTACCCGGCGCCGCCGAGTTCGCCCACCCGATCGCCGGTCTGGAGGAGGCGCAGCGGCTCCGGGCGGTCCTCGACGCGGAGCCCGCCACAGCCCCGGTGACCGTGGTCGGCGCCGGTCCGACCGGCATCGAGACCGCCGCCGAGCTCGCGGAACAGGGCCGTACCGTCACCCTGGTCTGCGGCGGGCCGCTCGGCCCGACCCTGCATCCGCGGGGGCGCCGCTCGGTGGCCAGGCGGCTTGCCGCACTCGGGGTGAGCGTGCTCGACGGCCCCGACGCGAAGGTGACGGAGGTGACCCGCGACGCCGTACGGATCGCCGACGGGCGCGAGCTGCCGAGCGCGGTGACGATCTGGACCGCGGGATTCGGGGTGCCGGACCTGGCCGTGCGCAGCGGGCTGCGCACCGATGCCCTGGGCCGCCTGCTCACCGACGAGACCCTGACGAGCGTCGACGACGAGCGCATCGTCGCGGCCGGGGATTCGGCGGCCCCGTCGGACCTGCCGTTCCGGATGAGCTGCCAGGCCGCGGTCCAACTGGGCCCGCAGGCCGCCGAGACGGTGCTGAGCCGGATCGCGGGTGAGCGCCCCGCGGCCGTCGAGGTGGGGTTCGTCGCCACGTGCGTCAGCCTGGGGCGTCGCGCCGGCGTCTTTCAGCTGATGAGCAAGGACGACATCGCGAAGTCGTACTACCTCGGCGGCCGATCGGGCGCGAAGATCAAGGAACTCATCTGCAGAAGCGTCCCCTGGCAGTTGTCGTACGAGGCACGCAAGCCCGGTGCCCGCACCTGGTGGAGCAAGGACGCCAAGCGCGGCCTGCTGCTCCGGGCCGGAGCCGGACAGGAGCGGGCCACCACCGAACCTGCAGCCTGA
- a CDS encoding RNA polymerase sigma-70 factor — protein sequence MSEHTPTPEPAPEPASAADPATETFVAHRNLLFTVAYEMLGSAADAEDVLQETWLRWVKVDLEQVQDQRAYLVRITTRQSLNRLRTMSRRKEAYVGQWLPEPLLTAPDVAEDVELAESVSMALMLVLETLSPTERAVFVLREVFDTGYDEIAAAVDKSPAAVRQIAHRARRHVDARRPRQTVSPEVGRAVLESFQRVLETGDPQILLDVLAPDVVLVNDGGGIKQAALRPINGADKVVRFLFGTAGKNKSLITFTPTMVNGGLALAVHLGGELDGIMAMRVENALVTGLYYVRNPEKLTRAESETPLTLR from the coding sequence ATGAGCGAGCACACTCCCACCCCGGAACCCGCTCCGGAACCCGCTTCGGCCGCGGACCCGGCGACCGAGACGTTCGTCGCCCACCGCAACCTGCTCTTCACCGTCGCCTACGAGATGCTCGGCTCGGCGGCCGACGCCGAGGACGTCCTCCAGGAGACCTGGCTGCGCTGGGTCAAGGTCGACCTTGAGCAGGTCCAGGACCAGCGCGCCTACCTGGTCAGGATCACGACCCGGCAGTCCCTCAACCGGCTGCGCACGATGAGCCGCCGCAAGGAGGCGTACGTCGGCCAGTGGCTGCCCGAGCCGCTGCTCACAGCGCCCGACGTGGCCGAGGACGTCGAACTCGCCGAGAGCGTCTCGATGGCCCTGATGCTCGTCCTCGAAACCCTCTCGCCGACCGAACGCGCCGTCTTCGTCCTGCGCGAGGTCTTCGACACGGGCTACGACGAGATCGCCGCCGCTGTCGACAAGAGCCCCGCTGCCGTCCGCCAGATCGCCCACCGCGCCCGTCGGCACGTCGACGCCCGGCGCCCCCGCCAGACGGTTTCCCCGGAAGTGGGCCGGGCCGTCCTGGAATCGTTCCAGCGCGTACTGGAAACCGGGGACCCGCAGATCCTCCTCGACGTTCTCGCCCCGGACGTCGTCCTGGTGAACGACGGAGGCGGCATCAAGCAGGCGGCGCTGCGGCCGATCAACGGCGCCGACAAGGTGGTCCGCTTCCTGTTCGGCACCGCGGGCAAGAACAAGAGCCTGATCACCTTCACCCCCACCATGGTCAACGGCGGCCTGGCACTTGCCGTGCACCTGGGGGGCGAACTCGACGGCATCATGGCGATGCGCGTCGAGAACGCCCTGGTCACCGGTCTCTACTACGTCCGCAACCCCGAGAAACTGACCCGCGCGGAATCGGAGACCCCGCTCACGCTGCGATGA
- a CDS encoding alpha/beta hydrolase fold domain-containing protein, whose translation MSLLARPAVASLIAKTMQRLVMLADRRPSGRGSAAASHARLPEFPRATSALTIPTSIAPARVVVYRPTTEDPAPPVHVNFHGGGFILPLTESDDAFCRAVAALAGVVVVNVDYVVAPQHPFPAPPRQSYEVVRWIAEHGAEHGWDGARLTVGGQSAGGGLAAAVARQALEENGPSIALQVLHYAPLDLATAAKDKTAAISKPVLRPWMGEVFDSAYVPDPRERADRLVSPAHPKETADLKGIAPALVVTAAYDRLLAENLRYAERLRQVGALVEHHDMAGVDHGYDLDDEEKAREIYAFIAQHVRRATAGD comes from the coding sequence ATGTCCCTCCTGGCCAGGCCTGCGGTGGCCTCACTCATCGCGAAGACGATGCAGCGTCTCGTCATGCTCGCGGACCGGCGGCCCAGCGGCCGGGGTTCCGCCGCCGCGTCCCACGCCCGCCTTCCCGAATTCCCGCGTGCCACAAGCGCGTTGACGATCCCGACCTCGATCGCCCCCGCCCGGGTCGTGGTCTACCGCCCCACCACCGAGGACCCGGCCCCACCGGTCCACGTCAACTTCCACGGCGGCGGATTCATCCTGCCGCTGACGGAGTCGGACGACGCTTTCTGCCGTGCCGTGGCCGCGCTGGCGGGCGTGGTGGTCGTCAACGTCGACTACGTCGTCGCCCCGCAGCACCCGTTCCCGGCCCCGCCCCGGCAGTCGTACGAGGTGGTCCGGTGGATCGCCGAGCACGGCGCCGAGCACGGCTGGGACGGCGCCCGGCTCACCGTCGGCGGACAGAGCGCCGGCGGCGGTCTCGCGGCGGCCGTGGCCCGCCAGGCCCTGGAGGAGAACGGCCCCTCGATCGCGCTCCAGGTCCTGCACTACGCCCCGCTCGACCTCGCGACCGCGGCGAAGGACAAGACGGCCGCGATCAGCAAGCCGGTGCTGCGTCCGTGGATGGGCGAGGTGTTCGACAGCGCGTACGTGCCGGACCCGCGCGAGCGCGCCGACCGACTGGTCTCCCCCGCCCATCCGAAGGAGACCGCGGATCTCAAGGGCATCGCCCCGGCCCTCGTCGTCACCGCCGCGTACGACCGCCTCCTGGCGGAGAACCTGCGCTACGCCGAGCGGCTGCGGCAGGTGGGAGCACTGGTCGAGCACCATGACATGGCGGGGGTCGACCATGGCTACGACCTCGACGACGAGGAGAAGGCACGGGAGATCTACGCCTTCATCGCCCAGCACGTACGCCGGGCCACGGCGGGCGACTGA
- a CDS encoding SAM-dependent methyltransferase, which produces MTDGRPTPDQEALSKIDTTVPHSARIWNYWMGGKDNYEVDRAAGDEYREIAPNIETMARASRTYLIRAVTFVARERGVRQFLDIGTGLPTYDNTHQVAQKVAPESRIVYVDNDPLVLRHAQALLTSTPEGTTDYVDADLHEPEKIIETARRFLDFDKPVALMLMGILGHIQDWEEAKSIAHRLQAALPPGSYFVHYDSTDTDEELKRAQDGYDDTGAIPYVLRSPDKLSALYEGLELVEPGIVSCPLWRPEPGTSPEPTDVYGGVAYKA; this is translated from the coding sequence ATGACAGACGGCCGCCCCACCCCCGACCAGGAAGCACTGTCCAAGATCGACACCACGGTGCCGCACTCCGCCCGCATCTGGAACTACTGGATGGGCGGCAAGGACAACTACGAGGTCGACCGGGCGGCGGGTGACGAGTACCGCGAGATCGCCCCCAACATCGAGACGATGGCCCGGGCCTCGCGCACCTATCTCATCCGCGCGGTCACCTTCGTGGCCCGCGAGCGCGGTGTCCGCCAGTTCCTCGACATCGGCACCGGCCTGCCGACGTACGACAACACGCACCAGGTCGCCCAGAAGGTGGCCCCCGAGTCGCGCATCGTCTACGTCGACAACGACCCGCTCGTCCTGCGGCACGCCCAGGCCCTGCTCACCAGCACTCCCGAGGGCACCACGGACTACGTGGACGCGGATCTGCACGAACCCGAGAAGATCATCGAGACGGCACGCCGGTTCCTGGACTTCGACAAGCCGGTGGCGCTGATGCTGATGGGCATCCTCGGCCACATCCAGGACTGGGAGGAGGCCAAGTCGATCGCGCACCGCCTCCAGGCGGCCCTGCCCCCGGGCAGCTACTTCGTGCACTACGACAGCACGGACACCGACGAGGAACTCAAGCGCGCCCAGGACGGGTACGACGACACGGGCGCGATCCCGTACGTGCTGCGCAGCCCCGACAAGCTCTCCGCGCTCTACGAGGGGCTGGAACTGGTGGAGCCGGGCATCGTCTCCTGCCCCCTGTGGCGCCCGGAGCCGGGCACCTCGCCGGAGCCGACGGACGTGTACGGAGGGGTCGCGTACAAGGCGTAG
- a CDS encoding DUF397 domain-containing protein: MATNGPIHSGMPASELGSEGWHKPWSGTNGGSCVETKRLPDGSVAFRQSKDPDGPALVYSRDEMVAFLAGAKSGQADFLID, translated from the coding sequence ATGGCAACCAACGGCCCCATCCACAGCGGGATGCCCGCGTCCGAACTCGGCTCCGAGGGCTGGCACAAGCCCTGGAGCGGCACCAACGGCGGAAGCTGCGTCGAGACCAAGCGGCTGCCCGACGGCAGTGTCGCGTTCCGACAGTCCAAGGACCCGGACGGGCCCGCGCTGGTCTACTCCCGGGACGAGATGGTGGCGTTCCTGGCGGGCGCCAAGTCCGGCCAGGCCGACTTCCTGATCGACTGA
- a CDS encoding helix-turn-helix domain-containing protein, whose protein sequence is MVLGKRLRHLRERAGVSFEDAARAIEVTPLTVRRMEKAEVGLRIPYVKELLRTYGVLAKEIEDFVHLAREANQPGWWYTYRDVLPDWFSAYVSLESEASVIRLYEPHYVPGLLQTEDYAAALLRIGFPNESPEDIRRRVALRQRRQNLLDKPEAPAVWAVLDETVLRRPVGGAEVMRAQIDRLSEVLEYPKVRLQIMRFAAGPHPGAFGPFHYFRFGFSELPDVVYTESLAGAQYFDQPADVVTYLEVLDRMSVQAEPVARTREILAALRKEL, encoded by the coding sequence ATGGTCCTCGGCAAGCGTTTGAGGCATCTGCGGGAGCGGGCAGGGGTGTCGTTCGAGGACGCCGCCCGGGCGATCGAGGTCACGCCGTTGACGGTCCGCCGGATGGAGAAGGCCGAGGTCGGCCTCCGCATCCCCTACGTGAAGGAGCTGCTGCGCACCTACGGGGTCCTGGCCAAGGAGATCGAGGACTTCGTCCACCTCGCCAGGGAGGCCAATCAGCCGGGCTGGTGGTACACGTACCGCGACGTGCTGCCGGACTGGTTCAGCGCCTATGTGAGCCTGGAGAGCGAAGCCAGCGTCATCCGGCTCTACGAACCCCACTACGTCCCCGGCCTGTTGCAGACCGAGGACTACGCCGCCGCGCTGCTGCGCATCGGCTTCCCCAACGAGAGTCCCGAGGACATCAGGCGCCGGGTCGCCCTGCGGCAGAGGCGCCAGAACCTGCTCGACAAGCCCGAGGCGCCCGCCGTCTGGGCCGTACTGGACGAGACCGTGCTGCGCAGGCCCGTGGGCGGGGCCGAGGTGATGCGGGCTCAGATCGACCGCCTCAGTGAGGTGTTGGAGTACCCGAAGGTCCGGCTCCAGATCATGCGCTTCGCCGCGGGTCCGCACCCGGGAGCCTTCGGCCCCTTCCACTACTTCCGATTCGGCTTCTCCGAACTGCCCGATGTCGTCTACACGGAGAGCCTCGCCGGCGCGCAGTACTTCGACCAGCCCGCCGACGTCGTGACGTACCTGGAGGTACTGGACCGGATGTCCGTGCAGGCGGAGCCGGTCGCTCGGACCAGGGAGATCCTGGCAGCACTGCGTAAGGAGTTGTGA
- a CDS encoding ATP-binding protein: MISLGRPRLLQVAVPAHPSCAGRVRRTVAAHLTLWHLSHLLDEVVLATSELFANAVRHAGADPADSIALVLEHTEDELRVTLSDPSPLLPRPRTSGTAAESGRGLAIVAALADDWGTAPPDPGTPGKKVWFSLATGERA, from the coding sequence TTGATCTCCCTCGGCAGGCCCCGCCTGCTCCAGGTCGCGGTGCCCGCGCACCCCTCGTGCGCGGGGCGGGTACGGCGCACGGTGGCCGCGCACCTCACTCTCTGGCACCTGTCCCACCTGCTCGACGAAGTGGTCCTCGCGACGAGCGAGCTGTTCGCGAACGCGGTCCGCCACGCGGGCGCGGACCCGGCCGACTCGATCGCCCTCGTGCTCGAACACACCGAGGACGAACTGCGCGTCACCCTCTCGGACCCCTCGCCCCTGCTGCCCCGGCCGCGTACCTCCGGCACGGCGGCCGAGTCAGGGCGGGGACTGGCGATCGTCGCCGCGCTCGCGGACGACTGGGGCACGGCACCTCCTGACCCGGGCACCCCGGGCAAGAAGGTGTGGTTCTCGCTGGCCACCGGCGAGAGGGCGTGA
- a CDS encoding DUF6624 domain-containing protein, with the protein MQTARGSAAEPQRGALAAELVRRAEEDQRLTRLAREVPTALNRHYVTRCRGANADALRSVVARRGWPEAGQIGEPASTAALMILLHTADLGFQLTCRDLIAEAVADGGCPAVHHAYIADHCAVELGQPQFYGTRIDADTLCPYPIRHPETVEERRQDVGLAPLAELLPALRHVVSGIPDSGCPVSATPWA; encoded by the coding sequence ATGCAGACCGCACGAGGCTCGGCCGCCGAGCCGCAACGGGGCGCCCTGGCCGCCGAACTGGTGCGCAGGGCCGAAGAGGACCAGCGGCTGACCCGGCTGGCCCGCGAAGTGCCCACGGCGCTCAACCGGCACTACGTCACCCGGTGCCGCGGCGCCAACGCCGACGCCCTGAGATCGGTCGTGGCCCGGCGCGGCTGGCCCGAGGCCGGTCAGATCGGGGAGCCCGCCTCGACGGCGGCGCTGATGATCCTGCTGCACACCGCCGACCTCGGTTTCCAGCTCACCTGCCGCGATCTGATCGCGGAAGCCGTGGCGGACGGCGGCTGTCCGGCCGTGCACCACGCCTACATCGCCGACCACTGCGCGGTCGAGCTGGGCCAGCCGCAGTTCTACGGCACCCGTATCGACGCCGACACCCTCTGTCCGTACCCGATCCGCCACCCGGAGACGGTCGAGGAACGCCGTCAGGACGTGGGCCTGGCCCCGCTGGCGGAACTTCTGCCCGCGCTGCGGCATGTCGTGAGCGGAATACCCGACAGTGGATGTCCGGTATCAGCGACACCCTGGGCGTGA
- a CDS encoding SDR family oxidoreductase produces the protein MPRTTDSPLDRQQQEGARGGELAGRVALVAGATRGAGRGIAVELGAAGATVYVTGRSTRQQRSEYDRPETIEDTADLVTAAGGHGIAVPTDHLDPARVKALVDRVAEEQGRLDVLVNDVWGGENLFAWDSPVWEHDLDNGLRLLRLAVETHAITSHHALPLLLRNPGGLVVEMTDGTADYNRDNYRVSFFYDLAKSSVLRMGFALGHELGPRGATAVALTPGWLRSEMMLEHFGVQEENWRDALERVPHFAISETPRFVGRAVTALAADPDVARWNGESLSSGQLAQVYGFTDLDGSRPDAWRYIVEVQDAGKPADAAGYR, from the coding sequence ATGCCGAGGACGACGGACAGCCCCCTGGACAGGCAGCAGCAGGAAGGGGCGCGGGGCGGCGAACTGGCGGGCAGGGTCGCCCTGGTCGCCGGGGCGACCCGCGGGGCCGGCCGCGGGATCGCCGTGGAACTCGGGGCCGCCGGGGCCACCGTCTACGTGACCGGCCGCAGCACCCGGCAGCAGCGCTCCGAGTACGACCGCCCGGAGACCATCGAGGACACCGCCGACCTGGTCACCGCTGCGGGCGGCCACGGCATCGCCGTACCCACCGACCATCTCGACCCGGCGCGGGTGAAGGCGCTGGTGGACCGTGTCGCCGAGGAACAGGGCCGGCTCGACGTCCTGGTCAACGACGTCTGGGGCGGCGAGAACCTCTTCGCGTGGGACAGCCCCGTGTGGGAGCACGACCTCGACAACGGGCTGCGGCTGCTGCGACTGGCCGTCGAGACACACGCGATCACCAGCCACCACGCCCTGCCCCTGCTGCTGCGCAACCCCGGTGGTCTGGTCGTCGAGATGACCGACGGCACCGCCGACTACAACCGCGACAACTACCGGGTCTCCTTCTTCTACGACCTCGCCAAGTCGTCGGTGCTGCGCATGGGCTTCGCCCTCGGCCACGAACTCGGCCCGCGCGGAGCCACCGCGGTGGCGCTCACCCCCGGCTGGCTGCGATCCGAGATGATGCTCGAACACTTCGGCGTCCAGGAGGAGAACTGGCGGGACGCCCTGGAACGCGTCCCGCACTTCGCCATCTCGGAGACCCCGCGTTTCGTGGGCCGCGCCGTGACGGCCCTGGCGGCCGACCCCGACGTGGCCCGCTGGAACGGCGAGTCCCTCTCCAGCGGCCAACTCGCCCAGGTCTACGGCTTCACCGACCTCGACGGCAGCCGTCCGGACGCCTGGCGCTACATCGTCGAGGTCCAGGACGCGGGGAAACCGGCGGACGCGGCCGGATACCGGTAG
- a CDS encoding L,D-transpeptidase codes for MGDVRRRGAVALGIAGLVAPLTIVLGTAPAQAASCTTQTGPYQKKVEKFLGRPVDGVQSVGDCKAIQGFQKKHGITPSAGYAGSVTWGVMDLMLKQRAVGNNPNKEGKCPTNKGRIACVNLTLQLSWIQDGSRLVYGPVPVRTGRNNYETRTGLKQIYWRDIDHVSNIYDVPMPYSQFFDGGQAFHSVGLSMWNPPGSHGCVNMTKTTAKKYWSLLKNGDDVFVYGRKPGT; via the coding sequence ATGGGGGACGTACGCAGACGAGGGGCCGTCGCGCTCGGGATCGCGGGACTGGTGGCGCCGCTCACGATCGTGCTCGGTACCGCTCCGGCGCAGGCCGCGAGCTGTACGACGCAGACCGGCCCGTACCAGAAGAAGGTCGAGAAGTTCCTGGGGCGGCCCGTCGACGGTGTCCAGTCCGTCGGTGACTGCAAGGCCATCCAGGGCTTCCAGAAGAAGCACGGCATCACCCCCAGCGCGGGCTACGCGGGTTCCGTCACCTGGGGCGTGATGGATCTGATGCTGAAGCAGCGGGCCGTCGGCAACAATCCCAACAAGGAAGGCAAGTGCCCTACCAACAAGGGCCGGATAGCCTGCGTCAACCTCACCCTGCAGCTGAGCTGGATCCAGGACGGCAGCCGTCTCGTCTACGGCCCGGTGCCGGTCCGCACCGGCCGCAACAACTACGAGACCCGCACCGGACTGAAGCAGATCTACTGGCGGGACATCGACCACGTCTCGAACATCTACGACGTCCCCATGCCGTACAGCCAGTTCTTCGACGGCGGCCAGGCCTTCCACTCGGTCGGCCTCAGCATGTGGAACCCGCCGGGCTCGCACGGCTGCGTCAACATGACGAAGACGACCGCCAAGAAGTACTGGTCGCTGCTGAAGAACGGCGACGACGTCTTCGTGTACGGGCGCAAGCCGGGCACCTGA
- a CDS encoding Gfo/Idh/MocA family protein: MTFSLGIVGAGQFSGQFAKLFLAHPGVGEVYVTDLLPERAEQLAATEGLSGTFPSYEAMLESPAVDAVAIFTQRWTHGPLVLQGLGAGKHVYSAVPMAVTAAEIGAIIDAVRATGLTYMMGETSQYNPATVHARNQIAEGAFGRLFYAEGDYVHDMDLGFYEAYQYSGGENWKATASYPPLLYPTHSVGGVLGAWQTHAVSVSAIGVRDERGDGVFDKEVSQFGNDYSNASALFEVAGGGSFRTNEFRRVGYPSQIRESRFRFFGTDASMEQLATVAFWQDKKGVTDISELLEPKPTMAPDDPSLQHIAPDLRAAFTSGSAPVHDRSRLPREFDELHNGHEGSHHFLVDDFVTAVNTRTLPSVNAWVAARYTLPGIVAHDSARQGGARLPIPDFGDAPEV, translated from the coding sequence ATGACGTTCTCCCTCGGCATCGTGGGCGCCGGGCAGTTCTCCGGCCAGTTCGCCAAGCTGTTCCTCGCCCATCCGGGCGTCGGCGAGGTGTATGTGACCGACCTCCTGCCGGAGCGCGCGGAGCAACTGGCCGCGACGGAAGGCCTGTCGGGCACGTTCCCCTCGTACGAGGCGATGCTGGAATCGCCGGCGGTCGACGCGGTGGCGATCTTCACCCAGCGGTGGACGCACGGCCCGCTGGTCCTTCAGGGGCTCGGCGCCGGCAAGCACGTGTACTCGGCGGTGCCGATGGCGGTCACGGCGGCGGAGATCGGCGCGATCATCGACGCCGTACGGGCCACCGGGCTCACCTACATGATGGGTGAGACGAGTCAGTACAACCCGGCGACCGTCCACGCCCGCAACCAGATCGCCGAGGGTGCCTTCGGCAGGCTCTTCTACGCCGAGGGCGACTACGTCCACGACATGGACCTCGGGTTCTACGAGGCCTACCAGTACAGCGGCGGCGAGAACTGGAAGGCGACCGCCAGCTATCCCCCGCTCCTGTACCCGACGCACTCGGTGGGCGGGGTGCTCGGTGCCTGGCAGACGCACGCGGTGAGCGTGTCGGCCATCGGGGTGCGCGACGAGCGCGGCGACGGTGTGTTCGACAAGGAGGTCAGCCAGTTCGGCAACGACTACTCCAACGCGAGCGCGTTGTTCGAGGTCGCGGGCGGCGGCTCGTTCCGTACGAACGAGTTCCGGCGGGTCGGTTACCCCTCGCAGATCCGGGAGTCGCGGTTCCGGTTCTTCGGCACGGACGCCAGCATGGAGCAGCTCGCAACGGTCGCCTTCTGGCAGGACAAGAAGGGGGTCACGGACATCAGCGAGTTGCTGGAACCCAAGCCCACCATGGCTCCTGACGATCCGTCACTGCAGCACATCGCCCCGGACCTGCGGGCCGCGTTCACGTCCGGCTCGGCTCCGGTGCACGACCGGTCGCGGCTGCCGAGGGAGTTCGACGAGCTGCACAACGGCCACGAGGGCAGCCACCACTTCCTGGTGGACGACTTCGTGACCGCGGTGAACACCCGCACCCTGCCGTCGGTGAACGCCTGGGTGGCCGCCCGCTACACCCTGCCGGGCATCGTGGCGCACGACTCGGCGCGGCAGGGCGGGGCCAGGCTGCCGATCCCGGACTTCGGGGACGCCCCCGAGGTGTGA